One stretch of Euphorbia lathyris chromosome 7, ddEupLath1.1, whole genome shotgun sequence DNA includes these proteins:
- the LOC136235647 gene encoding uncharacterized protein, with protein MLFAVEGGGFFSSSASGYSKGLTLLLLGHNHEDKPMRVTPWNQYQLVENDPDPDLQLASLKNRLSRGCASLVCFGRTSAGLDSPSPLKVGPTQQQDALPEPLAVDKDKDQTTELDGDNNVRRCSLKSSLKKPSKSMPISAENANQHNSLSEKGSDIPGHTERRKVQWTDVCGSELVEIREFEPSETTGSDDEFENGTEKTCSCVIM; from the exons ATGTTATTTGCAGTAGAAGGAGGAGGATTTTTCTCTTCTTCAGCTTCTGGGTATAGCAAGGGCCTGACCCTTCTTCTCTTGGGTCATAATCACGAAGACAAACCCATGAGAGTTACGCCGTGGAATCAGTACCAGTTGGTGGAAAACGATCCAGACCCTGACCTCCAGCTGGCTTCCCTCAAGAACCGGCTTTCCCGCGGGTGCGCTTCCTTGGTTTGCTTTGGTCGCACTTCTGCGGGGCTTGATTCCCCATCCCCTCTCAAGGTAGGTCCCACCCAACAGCAGGATGCCTTGCCGGAACCTCTTGCCGTGGACAAGGACAAAGATCAAACAACTGAACTAGATGGTGATAATAATGTGAGAAGATGTAGTCTTAAGAGTAGCTTGAAGAAGCCATCAAAAAGTATGCCTATTTCTGCTGAGAATGCAAATCAGCATAAttcattgagtgaaaaaggTAGTGATATCCCTGGTCATACAGAAAGGAGAAAAGTGCAGTGGACAGATGTTTGTGGGAGCGAGCTTGTTGAAATCAGGGAATTTGAGCCAAG TGAAACAACGGGATCGGACGATGAATTCGAGAATGGAACCGAAAAAACTTGTTCGTGTGTGATTATGTGA